GAATTTGAGGActatgaaattagggtttcagggttagggcttagtgctgataacgtgttttagggaaacgagaattgagagaaaatcttttaatataaaggattacaatgcatagaatccgaatcatacaaggaaaggtaatcatacattgaataggaatctctaaattcttctaattaaacccggtcaagtaacctagaatttgggccagacacaaaatagagatttacttgaacaataggCAATATTGTCTTTTTGTCACCtaataaaatttctcatgtTAATTAATCAGCCCCCTAAAATCTAGAAGAAATATAAAATGGTAAAATTGGTGTTGCGAGATTATAATATGACAAGATGtattatatggaattgaaaataaaatttgcatTTACTTACATGTCATGACACATAGGATTGATGTCTTGAATCTTATGCCTCATTTGTGGCCCCTTATCTTTGCCCATAAATAATATTCCCTCTCTAGTTCATGAAGACCTAATAGATAATTAAACACGAGCAAATTCTGAACACAATTTGAAGACACAAAATCTAGTTCATGAAGTGTTGATTAGCTCTTGATCAATCGTttcacaaaagaaatttaagcTCACAAAATCTAGTATGAAGGCCTTATCACACGCACTCTAAAATAGTTAAGCAAACCAAGGataaaagtctttttttttttttggttacattgGAGGAGAATTAAACTTCTCATCTAGcctatgataaagtaatctggggtttacatccaaaaccaattggcaatggatgaagtggctataataccatgataaagtaatataaggttcacatccaaaatcaattggcaatgaatggaatgacccaaatccttataaactcattTACAAGATCTCATATTTCCCTTGTGGGATTCATATCTCAACAGCCTAATATTCTAACCCAATTCTCAGCCCCTCCTAACTTGGGCTAACccgaaggaaaaagaaagaggtcGTATGAGATGCTCGATGAACTGTGTTATCCTTAGCTAAAAAATGGACGAATTTTCATATATtggaaaacatgaaaatttgtTTAAATGTTTGTTGTTCCccaaaaatattcaaaacaaaTCAACGATGAATATCCTCCCCCCGCCCAACCAACGATGAATATCCTCCCCCGGGGCGAAATCAAAGATTCAAAGGCATTGATGAGAGAGAGGGTCTGTGCAATaacagattttttatttttcaggtcAAAGTTGGAAATAAAATGGTTAAAAAATCATGAGAGGTCTACATACTAAATGAGGATGTGTGGATAGAAtttcccaaaaataaaaacaacttttttttttaatcaaaagaagaaaggaaccAGAACCAGGCCTCCCGCTATATGTCTCAGATGACAATTGAATCTCCCAGCGTTCCAACTTCCAACAGTTCACAGTTTCTCTCCCAAAAAAGATCAGAAATGGCCGTCAAATACTCTGTTAAAATCACAATCCAGTGCTCCCCAGAGCTGCTTCAATTCCTTATTCTGCTCTTCTTCCTTTTAACCTTCTCTGCAACCTCACTGACCTTCGAATTCTCCAGCTTTCCATTGTCAGTTGCCAACATCAATATATCCACCGAAGGAAATGCTACCCTTGATGGCTTCCTCCGACTCACCGCAAGTGCGCGTGACGTGGCAGGCAATTCGAGCGTTGGTAGAGCCACCTACAGAGAAAGCTTCCTCCTCCAACAAAAATCCACCGGAAAACTCGCTGATTTTACATCAAGCTTCAAATTCTCCATTAAGTCCGACTCCAGCAGCAACAAAACCGCTGATGGGCTGGCCTTCTTCCTAGCGCCGGCCGGGTCCTTACTGAACTTCAAATTAGGACAGGGTAGCAGTCTTGGTCTCCCTGTCGACAATACGCGGGACGACCGTACCAGGTGGAGTAATGAATACCCGTTTGTCGCCGTCGAGTTTGATACATTCCCATTTGGTGTTGATTGGGGTCTCAATGACAGTCATGTGGGCATCGACATCAACTCAGTCAACTCTAACGTTACCAAGCCATGGTCTGGTGGTtttgagaaagaaggagaaaatgATGCCACAATTAGTTACGACTCCACCTCGAAAAATCTTAGTGTTACCTTCACTACGATTGAAACTGGTGTACAGGTGAACAAAAGTATCAGTTTGTTAGTTGATCTGCTTGATATCTTGCCTGATAGGGTCATCGTTGGGTTCTCTGCTTCAACGGGTGACTATTTTGCTCTGCATAAGATCATTTCTTGGAGCTTTAATTCAACTTCCTTGGTagatgaaaataaaacaagcaGTACATCAAATCCTCCATCAAATCCTCCTAAGCCAATGGTCGAACCCAAGTCAGGAAATACCAATGTTGGACTAATAGTTGGGTTGGTTGTTGGGGGAGGTGTTATCTTGGCTGGTATGTTGGGTTTGGTTTGGTTCATCTTCTGCAGGAAGAGGAGGGAAACAGCTGGGGAAAGTACTGATGATGATACTAGGGTACTTAACGATTTGATCCCTGAAGAATTCGAAAAGGGGACAGGCCCTAGGAAGTTTTCGTACAATGAATTGGCCCTTGCAACTAGTAATTTTGGACAGGGAGAAAAGCTTGGCGAGGGAGGGTTTGGTGGAGTTTACAAGGGCTTCATCAAAGATATGAACTCGTATGTAGCTGTTAAGAAGATATCAAGGGGGTCTAAACAAGGGCTGAAGGAGTATGCAGCAGAAGTGAGTATCATTAGTAGGCTGAGACATCGAAATCTGGTGCAACTCATAGGTTGGTGCCACGAAAAGAAACTCCTACTTGTCTACGAGTTCATGCCCAATGGTAGTTTGGACTCTCATTTGTTCAAAGAAAAAACCTTGTTAACGTGGGAGGTAAGATACAAAATTGCACATGGATTGGCCTCGGGATTGCTCTATCTACACCAAGAATGGGAACAATGTGTGCTGCACAGGGATATTAAATCCAGTAATGTTATGTTGGATTCCAATTTTAACGCGAAACTTGGAGATTTTGGGTTAGCCAGACTCGTAGACCACGGAAAACTATCGCAAACAACAATTGTGGCGGGAACCATGGGCTACATGGCTATGGAATACGTTACAACAGGAAAGGCTAGCAAGGAATCAGATGTCTATAGTTTCGGAGTTGTGGCTTTGGAAATAGCTTGTGGGAGAAAACCCATCGATCCCAGGTATGAAGGAAAGCAAAACAATCTGGTGGAGTGGGTTTGGGAGCTCTATGGAGAAGGGAAAATCATTGAAGCAGCGGACCCAAAATTGTGGGGGGATTTTGATGAGAAGCAAATGGAGTGCTTGATGATTGTCGGGTTATGGTGTGCTCATCCGGATTACAACTCTAGGCCTTTGATCCAACAAGCAATTCAAGTACTTAACTTTGAAGTTCCACTGCCCAAACTACCATTAAAGATGCCGGTGGCTGCTTTTCCATTATCACTCTCGATGTTGTATAGTGGTGACACTAAGGGAGGTCAAAGTGAGTCTTCAGGATATGGTTCTACCATCGACTCCTCACAGTTCACCTCATCTTTTAGCACAAAGTCCAATCCGTCAGTAAATTTTCAGTAAGTGAATTTAGTATTGATCAAGTTTATTTGAATGAATTTGGTGGTGTTTATAGAGACTACAAAGGCTTGGTTATAGGTGCTTTCTCTTCTACTCTTGATATCCCTAGTTCTGTGGTTGCAGGGGTCATAGCGGTCATTAAGACTATCGAACTAGCTTGAGTTAGAGATTAGAAGTATGTATGGTTAGAGGTGGATTCTTCCCTTGTACttatttttctctgttttcCTCATCTGGTGCCTTGGAGGCTTTTGTGTGTAGTGGAGCAATTGCTTGCATCGTATCTCTCAAATGCATTTCAAATCTAGCCAGATCTTACATGAAGGCAATCAAGCTACTGATGCCCTTGCCAACTATGGTGCTTCATCAGATGGCTTTACTTGGTGGGATTCAACTCCAAATTTTATGATAGTCATTGTAATAGGGATTGTTTAGGTCTTCCTAATTTTTGATTTCGTTAATTTGTATTCGTTTATGTTAGCGGCGTTTCTTATGCCTGTCCTACCTTCTAaatccttcttttctttcactCGCTTGGTcaagttttcaaaaaaaaaaaaaaaaaaggtaatcaAGTTACTAATGCATTAGCGAATTTTGGTGTTACTTCTACAAGCTTGGTTTGGTGGGATCCTGCTCCACCTTAATTTCATCATTGCACACTTCAACATAGACCACTTGGATCTTCCAAACTTTCGTTTTCATTAGTTCCATGTTTGTTTTTTCTAATTTATTtgggaggttttggttttgatccCCCTCCTTTGTACTcttgttttccttttcttaaTATAAGAGGGTAGGAAGGATCTCGTCCTTAACTATCCaagcctttaaaaaaaaaaaaatagtattgAGTTGATCTAGTTTGATAAATTGTTAGATTTCATAAGCTGTACTTTGTTTGTTGTCTTGTGAAATATGAAATTGTTATTGGTATTCCTCGAGAATCATTTTGCACTGCTTATCGGTTTTTAATTTtccaatttctttatatttctcCTTTTCTAGATATTTCTCATTGCACCCACGAATTTTGTCCGGGAATTCAACTTCTATCTCGAGAAGCATATTTGTTAAACAAGATAGAATCTTTCACGGTGTGTTTGGataagaaaattatgaaatccataggaatttataaatgatggaatttttaactccatcaatctaaaattccattaattgcaatttctgttgtttggttgtatctatttaggatttgaaatgtgtaataaattaagaaagtttaaaacaaataaaaaaattaaatagaaaaaaaccttgttttggaaatgaaaattgaatactgcaagggaattcgtaaatgacacctattttggtggaaattgaagtggggAATTTAAATGatgaattccttcgtttttttccacagagaaatttaaaatttccagtttgataatgccaaacgagggaattagcttgtaggaattatgaaatccttactttcaattaaattccatcatattttccctcatccaaacacactctcactgaattttgagtttttgatcCTCCATTTGTCGAATGTGATCAACTACCAATATGGCCTCTAGCACTGGCTTCTATCAAGTTGTTATCTTCTTAAATATAGAACACTTCCTCAGTTACACTCTTATATAAAGAATATTTTTTAGAGTAGTGCTACAGACACCAAAATATTATACCAAATTTCaatcccaaatgatgtggcattgccacctcATTCATAGTTATTTCCAACATGTAATTATGtcaattaattttcatttatatagtttccattatatatgcaattatttaatattatattaaatgagAAAAATAATGTTTCCCTGCAATCCCAAAAATTGATCTTCAAATACCAGGGATATTCTCATATACCACctgtcatcatcatcctcatctcatGCTCCACCAAAATTTGGAACCCAAGAGACGAAAAATCATCTaggatttgaataaataaaaggtcTTGCGtatgaaaatccaaaataaagaagatgattATGAATATAGCGACCACAAGGCATATATTGGCTTTGTAAATCATAATCACAAGGGATTATGATGAAAAACTGTGAGTTTGCTCTTAATAAAAGATTAAGAAATATACAAATCAATACAGAAGTTAATTTAGCCAACTTGTTTTGAATCCACTAGATTGGTTcaagaaattaaaagagagaACGACAaatttacttcttcttcttcttcttctttttcttcttcttcttttaacaATAGAACAAAGAATTTACTGGTTGTGGATAGCATGGCTGAGATATATGGAGgatgatttttcattttttagggtttatcaaGACATGAGTTTGCGTGCTTGTTGGATTGATTAACTTCACcgcatttttcttcttccgttttttaatatcttagagataaataaactaatttaaatacatattctaaatatatatataaaaaaatgacaGCTTGAATATTTTGAGGTTCATTAGGGCTGATGTGGTcaatgccatgtcatttgggatgtttttttttgtatagAATTTTGGGATCCAAAGAATTTTCCAAAATCTTATGGATCACTTTCAGTGGATTCTATATCTAATTACATTTCATTAAAATAAAATCACGATTAGTTGAATGTTTATATATAGAATGTGAGTGTGTGAATATCTAATTCTATGAATTCAATAGGAAAATACTTAAGAccccaaaaaattatacaaaagaCCCATACCAAATAATTTGTCATGTGCCACATCATCATCTTAATCCTAATACTTTCCAGCATGTCTTCCTATTAAATTCTACACATTTCCTTAATCTAAACATTTGTAAAGCATGATTTGTAGGAGCTTCTCCAAGTGACAAACTTCAAAAATCTCGACCCTATTTGTTTGTATGATTTGCTAAGTTTTttgactttgaaaaatcataaaaataaaaataaaaaattgagtcAAGATTTTTGAGTTTCATCAGTTCTAAAATTACTTAAAAATCATAATTTAGATGTGGTAAGCTTTCGatgagaaaataagaatatgcaATTTTCCCTGTGTGCTATAGTCCTACAGTTTTAGATGAAAAATCTCATAATCATGGTCttgggacttttttttttttgggaaaaaaatacaaatagtacCCAAACTATGGGCCACtagtaactttcgtacctcaacttcaaaaactatcattttggtacctagacttttcaccccgacccaagattcatacctgggatccactttgccgttaacggtgttaaatttacaagggtaaatctgtcatttcactgttcatctatctgaccatggtactgttcatttttaaattttttttaaaattttttcttcctgaggagagaaaaaaaaaaatttaattttttaaaaaatgaacagtaccatggtaagatagatgaacagtgaaatgacagcTTTACCCTTAAAAATTTAACACCGTTAATGGCAAAGTGGACGGCATGTATGAATGTTAGGTCGTGTTAGATAatctgggtaccattgtgatagtttttgaagttgaggtacgaaagttattagtggcccgtAATTCAGGTACTGTTCGTaagtttttccctttttttttgagaaacttcCGAGATTGCTCCCATAAGATTGAAAAAGCATAGTACATCTTTTAGTGTGCTTAGCCTTGCTTGAGAGGCACTGTTAACCTCGCTTTTATGCGCATTGATATGGGAATATGGAAGTGTACGTTAGCCTCATAATTACAAATATATTTTGTATCATTCATATATTCTGAAAAAGTCAATGTGTATGTAAAATatggacatatatatatacacacacacacatagagggcccttctagtgaggtcTCTTTTTTTTAGCTATTTTAAGGGATAGCTTATCAGACTTACTTTTttatcacatatccacatctcatctgttcagtttttaagtataAATGAGTAGATTACCtctacaaatttttagccaaattgataatcattagcGCAtcactgcgatttacaattataagcatgaacggttcatgttggacagattcaattcatctattgatttaatttagttcgataccttaatgatcatcaattttgctgaaaatttgtagaaatgatctatacattaggactgAAAAACTAAAAGGAGGAGATGTGGATAcgtgataaaaaataaaaaaataagtgtGTCTAATAAGCTATCTCTCAAAATCGGCAAAAAAAGAGATCTCTTAATGGAATGGGCCTCCTCTATATATATTGACAACTCCTTCTGAGCAATCTCTTTTATCAGTTTATGAGAAAGCAACAAAACagttttttgaataaaaatcaACATTACAATTTGGAGCAGGTACCAAACAGTCCAAACATCAATGGTACCTATAAAAATCAACATTACGTGCAATTTGGAGCAGGTACCAAACAGTCCGAACATCTATGGTACCTAAAAAAATAGCAGTCCTCACGCATGCGAAACAAGATGTCCGAAGCCCAGGAAAGGTTGtcaaatttgggaaaatgtACTCGATGAAAGAAATGATGGTCCTTGGTGTTTTGAATGACAGATTGATcatcatatatataatattatctTCAACAATAAGTCAATAACAACCTAACTATTACTACTATTGgccaaaacaaaaaacctaGTATGTGGCTGAAAACATCAATCCATAATACGAAGATTACGTATTAATTTCCTACTAGTTTATTAACGTACTTGTTCGAGTTGTAACTTGTAAGTCACTTTAGAAATGTGAAAGGTTGCATTGCATTAAAGGTGAGACGACGCATGCATGCATAATGCATTAGTTACAATAGAGATAGAACTCAATTACCAAAGTGATTCTGTTATCAAAAGAGATAAATATGTGCAACTGGACAATTATCTATTGTTGAGATAATCAATATGTAGATGATAATGATTAAGCTAAGAAGCTTCAGATTGTGGCAGAGATACGTCTAGCATGATTAGCTTGAGTAACTGAAGCTTCATCATGTGAAACAGCAGATAGActcggagagagagaggtagataAGGACAAAGGTGAATGATGAAGAAGATTGTCTCTTATCATGATCATCTTATTTAATTCACGTGAAATTACTTAACAGATATGAGAATGAGTTGCCGGGGTGGACATATTCATGTGCACCGCGGATCCGATCATAGAGCCACCGATTATGGTGATGAACACTGTTCTATCGCTCATAGCAATTATGACTATCTGTCGGAGAAGCTCAGCGTGTATCTCTCTGACGATGGCGGCTCAAAATTTACGTACTATGCTTTTTTGGAAGCTGCTGAGTTTGTGAAGCGCTGGATACCGTATTGCAAGAAGTACAACGTAGAGCCAAGATCACCCGCCGCTTATTTTGTCTCAATAGCTTCTGATGATCAAAGTCAGAATCAGAAACAAGCAGGAGATTTAGTTGTAATTAAGGTAATTATTATCTATCTTATCATTAATTAAGCCTTCCATAATCCAACGTACTTTGACTGCTTGGCGAGGACTTTAAAGTAGAGACGTAGAGTCATACAGAAATGTGAGGTTAACTGCATGGTTAAGATCGAACCAATAATCAATACTTGGGTCACCCGTCATGGACATATTTCCACAAGACGAGAAGTAGAATGCTCCGAGAAAATGGGCATTGATAGAGATCTTTCTGGAAAGCATAAATGGGCATTGATTTTCCAAGAAAAACGACAAGTAGAAACTGTAGAATGCTCCGAGAAGATAAACGACAAGTGGAATGCTCCGAGAAGATGACAAGAAATCTTTGTGGAAAGTATAAATGGGCATTGATGTTCCAAGAAGATGACAAGAAATCTTTGTGGAAAGTATATATAAACAGTTAATAGAGACGCTCATGGCGGAGATTATCAACAAGAATTCTAGTATGGAACACGGCGCACATGGATCACAGTTAAATCCGGTGCGTGAACAGTATACGGAACGCGGAATTAACTCTTGGTGCAGGTGGACCTTAGTCCACCCAAGATTCTTTGGATTATCAACAAAAATTCTAGGATGAACCAAGGTAGGACAGACTTGTGGAAATGAGATGTGTTAATTAAAGCATTAGAAAGTCAATTAAAGTGTATTGGGCATTAGAGGAGTGATGTTTTGTCCGTTCACGGTTGATTTACTTTAAAACTAGGCCTGTCTTAACCTTTTTGTTCATGTAGTAGATTTTAAGAGAAAGATAGCTGTTTTTTTACCACAGAAAAGCTGCTAAATTTTCTAGTCACAGATGTCTAAGCATATGATTAAATTGCTAGTCATGGCCAGCATGTTTTTGCAGCAAAAATGCTAAGATAATGTTGCTCTGATACTAGATTGTGCTTCTCTACATGCAGCTACCAAAAAGCAGTCGACTGTCCCATATTGAGGCCTATTGACACTGGCTTCTATTCTACTTGTAGAAGTCAGAGAGGATAAAGCAAGTTTCAAGCATCAGTTGATTCCTGCATAATATGAATCGACATTAGTAGCCATCTTCTCTGCCTCTTACCCGTCTTTTACTGCAAAGAAaccataaagaaaataaaaaaattgaagaaaatgtacctaAATGCAGCTATCACTTACAGCAAGAAGCAAAGAAATAATTCCAAATAGAGCAACTTCTGGCTGCACGAATGAACGCACAGATACACAAAGATAGCTTCCAATAAATGTTTATAAACAGAAGCCAACCATAAGCaatgaagaaaatgtacctaAATTTAGGTACTATCACTTGTCAAAGCAAGAAGCAAAGAAATTATTCCAAACTGAGCAATTTTTGGCCACTCAAATGAACACACAGATACACAAATTACTCCAAAATACCTTGTGCTTACATTTTCACAAACAATCAAACCCATAAGAATCTACATTGAAGCTAAATtgccatgacaaaatgatttaGGATCGATAATGCTAGAATCAAATATACATGTTTCTAACAAAGA
This portion of the Rosa chinensis cultivar Old Blush chromosome 1, RchiOBHm-V2, whole genome shotgun sequence genome encodes:
- the LOC112186280 gene encoding L-type lectin-domain containing receptor kinase IX.1, whose product is MSQMTIESPSVPTSNSSQFLSQKRSEMAVKYSVKITIQCSPELLQFLILLFFLLTFSATSLTFEFSSFPLSVANINISTEGNATLDGFLRLTASARDVAGNSSVGRATYRESFLLQQKSTGKLADFTSSFKFSIKSDSSSNKTADGLAFFLAPAGSLLNFKLGQGSSLGLPVDNTRDDRTRWSNEYPFVAVEFDTFPFGVDWGLNDSHVGIDINSVNSNVTKPWSGGFEKEGENDATISYDSTSKNLSVTFTTIETGVQVNKSISLLVDLLDILPDRVIVGFSASTGDYFALHKIISWSFNSTSLVDENKTSSTSNPPSNPPKPMVEPKSGNTNVGLIVGLVVGGGVILAGMLGLVWFIFCRKRRETAGESTDDDTRVLNDLIPEEFEKGTGPRKFSYNELALATSNFGQGEKLGEGGFGGVYKGFIKDMNSYVAVKKISRGSKQGLKEYAAEVSIISRLRHRNLVQLIGWCHEKKLLLVYEFMPNGSLDSHLFKEKTLLTWEVRYKIAHGLASGLLYLHQEWEQCVLHRDIKSSNVMLDSNFNAKLGDFGLARLVDHGKLSQTTIVAGTMGYMAMEYVTTGKASKESDVYSFGVVALEIACGRKPIDPRYEGKQNNLVEWVWELYGEGKIIEAADPKLWGDFDEKQMECLMIVGLWCAHPDYNSRPLIQQAIQVLNFEVPLPKLPLKMPVAAFPLSLSMLYSGDTKGGQSESSGYGSTIDSSQFTSSFSTKSNPSVNFQGHSGH